A window from Camelus dromedarius isolate mCamDro1 chromosome 9, mCamDro1.pat, whole genome shotgun sequence encodes these proteins:
- the CCDC102A gene encoding coiled-coil domain-containing protein 102A produces the protein MSHGPSPRLAESPQLSKGSLLTILGSPSPERMGPADSLPPTPPSGTPSPGPPPALPLPPGPSLLADGDWESREELRLRELEEARARAAQMEKTMRWWSDCTANWREKWSKVRAERNRAREEVRQLRQRLDALTKELAGARRERQEAQGECEARGRELARLRGARGTADRTPDGPETEPEREQEPVRDVGSERPQSSQELELVESLLKSRPEEPEGCWEARSVGAGAPRSSSGRQERSRLPWEDTATIEEDASKLTALRLRLDESQKVLLKEREDKMALSRNIEKLEGELSQWKIKYEELNKTKQEMLKQLSILKEAHQDELGRMSEDLEDELGARSSMDRKMAELRGEMERLQAENAAEWGRRERLETEKLGLERENKKLRAQVGDLEEALARRRRQTASALDCDLRASQSALFEKNKELADLKHVHGKLKKQFQEKVAELAHANRRVEQHEAEVKKLRLRVEELKKELAQAEDELDEAHNQARKLQRSLDEQTEQSENLQVQLEHVQSRLRRQQQNAPLFGKIRSARFGAEEAGDGASDLDEDEDLQIQVA, from the exons ATGAGCCACGGGCCGAGCCCCCGGCTGGCCGAGTCCCCGCAGCTGTCCAAGGGCAGCCTCCTGACCATCCTGGGCAGCCCGTCGCCCGAGCGCATGGGGCCGGCGGACTCGCTGCCGCCCACGCCGCCCAGCGGCACGCCCTCGCCCGGGCCCCCGCCAGCACTGCCGCTGCCGCCGGGGCCCTCTCTACTGGCTGACGGGGACTGGGAGAGCCGCGAGGAGCTCCGACTGCGGGAGTTGGAAGAGGCGCGCGCGCGAGCAGCGCAGATGGAGAAGACCATGCGCTGGTGGTCGGACTGCACGGCCAACTGGCGCGAGAAGTGGAGCAAGGTGCGCGCCGAGCGCAACCGCGCGCGCGAGGAGGTGCGCCAGCTGCGCCAGCGCCTTGACGCGCTCACCAAGGAGCTGGCGGGCGCGCGGCGCGAGCGCCAGGAGGCGCAGGGCGAGTGCGAGGCACGCGGCCGCGAGCTGGCGCGACTACGGGGCGCCCGGGGGACTGCCGACAGGACGCCGGACGGTCCTGAGACCGAGccagagagggagcaggagccGGTGCGGGACGTCGGATCTGAGAGACCTCAGAGCAGCCAG GAGCTGGAGCTGGTGGAGAGCCTGCTGAAGAGCAGACCGGAGGAGCCTGAGGGCTGCTGGGAGGCACGCAGTGTTGGGGCTGGGGCCCCACGGAGCAGCTCGGGCCGCCAGGAACGCAGTCGGCTGCCCTGGGAAGACACTGCCACCATCGAGGAGGATGCCTCCAAGTTGACCGCCCTGCGGCTGCGGCTAGATGAGTCCCAGAAGGTGCTGCTCAAGGAGCGAGA ggatAAAATGGCACTGAGCAGGAACATCGAGAAGCTGGAGGGGGAACTCAGCCAGTGGAAGATCAAGTATGAGGAGCTGAACAAGACCAAGCAGGAGATGCTCAAGCAA CTCAGCATCCTGAAAGAGGCCCACCAGGATGAGCTGGGCCGCATGTCTGAGGACCTGGAGGATGAGCTGGGTGCGCGCTCCAGCATGGACCGGAAGATGGCAGAGCTGAGGGGTGAG ATGGAACGGCTGCAGGCAGAGAATGCTGCCGAGTGGGGTCGCCGTGAGCGGCTGGAGACTGAGAAGCTGGGCCTGGAGCGGGAGAACAAGAAGCTGCGGGCGCAGGTCGGGGACCTGGAGGAGGCGCTggcccggcggcggcggcagaCAGCCAGCGCACTGGACTGCGACCTGCGGGCCAGCCAGAGTGCGCTCTTCGAGAAGAACAAG GAGCTGGCCGACCTGAAGCACGTGCACGGCAAACTGAAGAAACAGTTCCAGGAGAAGGTGGCAGAGCTGGCACACGCCAACCGGCGGGTGGAGCAGCATGAGGCAGAGGTGAAGAAGCTGCGGCTGCGAGTGGAGGAGCTCAAGAAGGAGCTCGCCCAGGCTGAGGATGAG TTGGACGAGGCTCACAACCAGGCGCGTAAGCTGCAGCGATCGCTGGACGAGCAGACGGAGCAGAGTGAGAACCTCCAAGTGCAGCTGGAGCATGTGCAGTCCAG gctCCGCAGGCAGCAGCAGAATGCCCCCCTCTTTGGAAAGATCCGCAGTGCTCGCTTTGGTGCTGAGGAGGCGGGAGACGGAGCCAGTGACCTGGACGAGGATGAGGACCTGCAGATCCAGGTGGCCTAG